In Uranotaenia lowii strain MFRU-FL chromosome 2, ASM2978415v1, whole genome shotgun sequence, one genomic interval encodes:
- the LOC129744591 gene encoding uncharacterized protein LOC129744591: protein MKSLVILAVLFVGLNIVQADRPKTKQVLSSLNNLRPRYREIQDFVINTLADARLNSSSKINVFHQDVLMVKETFVVQGILKEDALLFQINNQPKSVDSICLSFVQTLVDSFINLAGTSYSNCITDVGEQLNGQVIKFYGELQQDETEYLGIGLLDVFKGENIYNDPDRIQAKLADKTYNLEQYPEHMKWEMYDLVHAFGKNLDSLSYKYIDCMTDGEQLLNNGFSLAYTHMDTTCKAVAIPPPSADVESTGPEYEAAASLPMRQRKTPQQILQHIHQKLGL from the exons ATGAAATCTCTAGTGATTTTGGCCGTACTGTTTGTCGGCCTCAAT ATTGTACAAGCTGACCGACCGAAAACGAAGCAGGTGTTGTCGTCATTGAACAACTTGCGACCGCGATATCGTGAAATTCAAGACTTCGTCATCAACACGTTAGCCGATGCTCGATTGAACAGCTCTTCCAAAATCAACGTCTTTCACCAAGATGTGCTAATGGTTAAGGAAACCTTCGTAGTGCAGGGAATCCTCAAAGAAGACGCCCTCCTGTTCCAGATCAACAATCAGCCGAAATCCGTTGATTCCATCTGTCTTTCGTTCGTCCAAACTTTGGTGGATAGCTTCATCAACTTGGCCGGTACATCTTACTCCAATTGCATAACCGATGTCGGAGAACAGCTCAATGGCCAGGTCATTAAATTCTACGGCGAACTTCAGCAAGATGAAACTGAATACTTGGGCATTGGTTTGTTGGATGTATTCAAGGGTGAAAACATCTACAACGATCCGGACCGGATTCAGGCGAAACTGGCAGATAAAACCTATAACCTGGAGCAGTACCCGGAACATATGAAGTGGGAAATGTACGATCTGGTCCatgctttcggcaaaaatttggACTCTCTATCGTACAAGTACATCGACTGTATGACCGATGGCGAGCAGCTGCTCAACAATGGTTTCTCGCTGGCCTACACCCACATGGATACGACCTGTAAAGCTGTTGCCATTCCTCCTCCATCCGCTGATGTGGAATCTACTGGGCCAGAATACGAAGCTGCAGCAAGTTTACCGATGAGACAGCGCAAGACGCCCCAGCAGATTCTGCAGCATATTCATCAGAAACTTGGACTGTAA